One region of Polynucleobacter paneuropaeus genomic DNA includes:
- the sorA gene encoding SorA family sulfite dehydrogenase catalytic subunit: MNSENFTNRRKVITAALAGGASSLLPSWAMGVEKTNLPIAYGERELMAFPEKKPMIVLTSRPPQLETPFKYYDNHVITPNDEFFVRYHMAGIPTSIDPKTYRLKVGGNVEKPLEISLESLKKNFPAQRIVAVNQCSGNSRGLFEPRVNGGQLGNGAMGNAAWVGVALKDILKAANPGRGAKQVTFDGLDQPVLPSDSDFVKGLDIDHAMDGNVMVAYQMNGTDIPFLNGYPIKLIVPGYYGTYWVKHLSEIQVVDDVYNGYWMNPAYRIPDNDCNCVAPGTAPSKTIPINQFTIRSFITNFTDNSVVTVGKPVQARGIAFDAGFGIKKVLFSQDNGQNWTEARLGQDLGRFSFREWRIEFTPKQKGMLDLRVRAFNHAGQVQPMTASWMPAGYMRNIVETVKVTAV, from the coding sequence ATGAATTCAGAAAACTTTACCAATAGACGTAAAGTCATTACAGCGGCCTTGGCTGGTGGAGCCAGTTCATTATTGCCATCCTGGGCAATGGGTGTAGAGAAAACGAATTTACCCATAGCCTATGGTGAGCGCGAACTCATGGCCTTTCCTGAAAAGAAGCCCATGATTGTGTTGACTTCTCGGCCGCCGCAATTAGAAACCCCATTTAAGTATTACGACAATCATGTCATTACGCCAAATGATGAATTCTTTGTGCGTTATCACATGGCTGGCATTCCAACATCCATTGACCCTAAAACTTATCGGCTAAAAGTTGGTGGCAATGTAGAAAAGCCTTTAGAGATTTCTCTGGAGTCTTTAAAGAAAAACTTTCCAGCTCAACGTATTGTTGCTGTTAATCAATGCTCTGGTAATAGTCGTGGCTTATTTGAGCCTAGAGTTAATGGTGGGCAACTTGGTAATGGCGCCATGGGTAATGCCGCTTGGGTTGGTGTTGCCTTAAAGGATATTTTGAAGGCGGCCAATCCTGGTCGAGGTGCCAAGCAAGTGACCTTTGATGGCTTAGATCAACCAGTATTGCCAAGTGATTCAGACTTCGTAAAAGGTTTGGACATTGATCACGCGATGGATGGCAATGTCATGGTTGCCTATCAAATGAATGGAACAGATATTCCTTTCTTAAATGGTTATCCAATCAAGTTAATTGTTCCCGGCTACTACGGAACCTATTGGGTTAAGCACCTGAGTGAAATACAAGTAGTTGATGATGTTTATAACGGCTACTGGATGAATCCTGCTTATCGTATTCCTGATAATGACTGTAACTGTGTTGCGCCTGGAACTGCTCCTTCTAAAACGATTCCTATTAATCAGTTCACTATCCGCTCATTCATTACGAACTTCACAGACAATAGCGTTGTCACTGTTGGTAAGCCGGTTCAAGCTCGAGGCATTGCCTTTGATGCTGGCTTTGGAATAAAGAAAGTGTTGTTCTCGCAGGACAATGGACAAAATTGGACAGAAGCAAGATTGGGCCAAGATCTAGGTCGCTTCTCATTTAGAGAGTGGCGCATTGAATTTACGCCAAAACAAAAAGGGATGTTGGACTTGAGGGTTAGAGCATTCAATCATGCTGGCCAAGTTCAGCCGATGACTGCAAGTTGGATGCCGGCTGGCTATATGCGAAATATTGTTGAGACTGTTAAAGTCACAGCGGTTTAA
- a CDS encoding DUF6803 family protein has translation MNMTHYMELLAVNQPWNLIIFMAIPIVLAETLAITELYLLFTRKFDGAVYYLNRFSGMAVGVYFVGIIYYIVTNAIIPITQAGEWRTVIDVIAVSTYVIAGLPLIWIALQEFGLVNRALDQMGKLKIHAICVAVFLVFGHVAMISGMLDPAILGYQAPHLMEMNHEVPAEHAGHMK, from the coding sequence ATGAACATGACTCACTACATGGAGTTATTGGCTGTTAATCAGCCCTGGAATTTAATTATTTTTATGGCCATCCCAATTGTTTTGGCCGAAACCTTAGCTATTACTGAGTTATATCTCCTCTTTACTCGCAAGTTCGATGGTGCTGTTTATTACCTCAATCGCTTTTCTGGAATGGCTGTGGGCGTTTACTTTGTTGGGATCATTTACTACATTGTGACTAATGCCATTATTCCTATTACACAGGCAGGCGAGTGGAGAACAGTGATTGATGTAATCGCTGTTAGCACTTATGTAATCGCAGGATTGCCGCTGATCTGGATTGCCTTACAAGAGTTCGGTTTAGTTAATCGAGCACTAGACCAAATGGGTAAGTTAAAGATTCATGCGATATGTGTTGCCGTGTTCTTAGTGTTTGGCCATGTGGCAATGATTTCAGGAATGCTTGATCCTGCGATATTGGGATACCAGGCCCCGCATTTAATGGAAATGAATCATGAGGTGCCAGCAGAGCATGCGGGTCATATGAAGTAA
- the ycaO gene encoding 30S ribosomal protein S12 methylthiotransferase accessory factor YcaO: protein MTTQSFIPGKDASLESTIATMQKKLADRGFFLNESSLLNPVEGIWSTHVKDQDCPMLFANGKGATELAARASAFGEFFERLGTHYFWTHFYLGKKRASGKFVHYPQEKWFPHGDGSWPSELLNPELHSFYNPDGAIDSSVLVDLNSGNIERGICALPYTRLRDGELTWIPVNIIGNLYVSNGMSAGNTMMEARTQALSEIYERHIKYRIISEGLCLPDVPEEVIARYPKITNGIKGLRDAGFGILVKDASLGGEYPVMNVTLLHPKDQGCFASFGAHPRFEIALERALTELLQGRALDSLENFAAPGFDMDEINSVSNLEIHFVDSSGVISWSFLSNQPDFPFIDWNFSSTTEEDYNWLCKRIEKDGCDAYVADFPEQGAYACRILVPGMSEIYPVEDLEWENNSVGNLIRPALLRLSQLSNSEIKDLLTELQTLNLNDERPLWEILGLAIPVATSWKELRIGELKTLLALAVGDKEAVLEGCDWIDHYKQMNPARRLVYRCIENYLQFDSPTAYEHSLSLLYGTEILRQAKALINRDERFFGLEDLGENMEASAMHQSLLAAYDKLFT, encoded by the coding sequence ATGACTACACAAAGCTTTATACCCGGCAAGGATGCATCGCTTGAATCGACGATCGCCACTATGCAGAAAAAGTTGGCGGATCGAGGGTTCTTTCTCAACGAATCTTCTCTTCTGAATCCTGTGGAGGGCATTTGGTCTACACACGTGAAGGACCAAGATTGCCCTATGTTGTTTGCTAATGGTAAAGGCGCAACAGAATTAGCCGCTCGCGCTAGTGCGTTTGGTGAGTTCTTTGAAAGACTCGGTACACATTACTTTTGGACCCACTTTTATCTAGGCAAGAAAAGGGCTTCAGGCAAGTTCGTGCACTACCCGCAAGAAAAATGGTTTCCTCATGGTGATGGCTCATGGCCAAGCGAATTACTCAATCCTGAATTGCATTCTTTTTACAACCCTGATGGCGCAATTGATAGCTCTGTCTTGGTTGATCTCAATTCTGGAAATATAGAGCGAGGAATTTGTGCGCTACCCTACACTCGTCTTCGCGACGGAGAGCTCACTTGGATACCCGTGAATATTATTGGGAATTTGTATGTCAGCAACGGCATGTCTGCTGGCAACACCATGATGGAAGCCCGCACACAAGCCCTTTCTGAAATTTATGAGCGACACATTAAATATCGAATCATTAGCGAGGGACTTTGTCTGCCAGACGTACCTGAAGAGGTAATTGCACGCTATCCTAAAATTACAAACGGCATAAAAGGTTTGCGTGATGCTGGCTTTGGAATATTGGTTAAAGATGCCTCGCTTGGCGGTGAGTATCCCGTCATGAACGTGACCCTATTGCATCCAAAAGATCAGGGCTGCTTTGCTAGCTTTGGCGCCCATCCTCGTTTTGAGATTGCGCTCGAACGCGCTCTGACTGAACTATTACAAGGTCGCGCCTTAGATTCTTTAGAGAACTTTGCTGCGCCTGGTTTTGATATGGATGAGATTAACTCGGTATCTAATCTCGAAATTCATTTTGTAGATTCTAGTGGCGTGATTAGCTGGAGCTTTCTAAGCAATCAGCCTGACTTTCCTTTTATAGACTGGAACTTTAGTTCGACTACGGAAGAAGATTACAACTGGTTATGCAAGCGTATTGAAAAAGATGGCTGCGATGCTTATGTTGCAGACTTTCCTGAGCAAGGCGCTTACGCATGCCGAATACTAGTGCCAGGCATGTCAGAAATTTATCCGGTGGAAGACTTGGAGTGGGAGAACAACAGCGTTGGGAATCTCATTCGTCCAGCACTATTGCGCCTGTCTCAACTCAGTAATTCAGAAATAAAAGATTTGCTAACCGAATTGCAAACACTCAATTTAAATGATGAGCGGCCGCTCTGGGAAATTCTGGGCTTAGCTATTCCGGTTGCTACAAGCTGGAAAGAGTTGCGTATCGGCGAACTAAAAACCTTACTTGCTCTAGCGGTAGGTGATAAAGAAGCGGTCCTTGAAGGCTGCGATTGGATTGATCACTACAAGCAAATGAATCCTGCGCGCAGACTAGTCTATCGGTGCATTGAAAATTATCTTCAGTTTGATAGCCCTACTGCCTATGAGCATTCTCTATCTCTTCTGTATGGTACAGAAATATTGCGCCAAGCTAAAGCTCTTATTAATAGAGATGAGCGCTTCTTTGGTCTTGAGGATCTTGGTGAAAATATGGAGGCCAGCGCAATGCATCAAAGCCTTCTAGCTGCATACGACAAACTATTTACGTAA
- a CDS encoding sensor histidine kinase → MNSFIPRLSHKEIWKGRILPVAAGLIGTFALILLIMLSLASSNTQFFDNYFIWLYAANIIIGASLTLVILILVVVIAVRWHKGRFGTRLIAKLAMIFGLVGVVPGLILYGVSLQFVSRSIETWFDVQTESALEAGLELGRATLSSSLAELQDEGRIIADQIQRLPNNASPAELTLLLSRMRDQFGIQEITIFNGRQMIVATAASGALEAHAAAPTPEIMSQASKVNGSAYIDEPNNTDGTQAYRLRAIVPLVKERASSGHSFGLNLQYQKEFWYLQLIKPVPEAISKNTIAVQAAYTDYQEKSLGRSGLKKMFVGTLTLTLFFALFVAVVLALLLGRQLARPLLMLLRGTQAVAQGDLSPKPELDTGDELGMLTRQFNVMTRQLSDTRKSLQESKTFLETVLGNLTAGVCIFDKHFNVVSSNAGADRIFRQDLTKLDGKALHEIPALEEFEQAIKEGFATMKLSIAAGGDAATVNTEGASPVWQKQIQLHATNEFENELGVTLFVRGTELAPDLKMVVFDDITDVVSAQRSIAWSEVARRLAHEIKNPLTPIQLSAERLQHKLAGSLSPEQEEMLNRSTDTIIGQVRAMKEMVNDFRDFAKTPAPQLKPVSINALTQEILGLYEGSPLRVILDPHCPDIMGDPTQLRQVIHNLLQNAQDATLEGSHQNEPVQVKTELVPYGEANGIMQNAVRLTISDSGSGFPAKILARAFEPYVTTKSKGTGLGLAVVKKIIEDHSAKIEIRNRMQGEEVIGAKVSILFMNLAKEAA, encoded by the coding sequence ATGAACTCATTTATTCCCAGGCTTTCTCATAAAGAGATTTGGAAGGGGCGCATTCTTCCAGTTGCGGCAGGGCTGATTGGCACATTTGCATTGATTTTGTTAATCATGCTTTCGCTTGCATCATCCAATACCCAGTTCTTCGATAATTATTTTATTTGGCTTTACGCTGCCAACATCATTATTGGGGCAAGCTTAACCTTGGTGATTTTGATATTGGTAGTTGTCATTGCGGTACGTTGGCATAAGGGCCGCTTTGGTACAAGACTGATTGCTAAGCTAGCCATGATTTTTGGTTTAGTGGGTGTAGTGCCGGGCTTAATCTTGTATGGCGTATCTTTGCAGTTCGTGTCTCGCAGTATTGAAACTTGGTTTGATGTGCAAACCGAGTCCGCCCTTGAGGCTGGCCTCGAGCTGGGCCGTGCCACCTTGAGTAGCTCGCTTGCTGAATTGCAAGATGAGGGTCGCATTATTGCTGATCAAATTCAGCGCCTACCGAATAATGCGAGCCCTGCAGAGCTGACCCTGCTGTTATCTAGAATGCGGGATCAGTTTGGTATTCAAGAAATTACCATCTTCAATGGCCGTCAAATGATTGTTGCGACAGCAGCATCAGGCGCTCTTGAGGCTCACGCTGCGGCACCTACCCCAGAGATCATGTCGCAAGCCTCCAAAGTCAACGGTAGCGCCTATATAGATGAGCCTAACAATACAGATGGAACACAGGCCTATCGTTTGCGCGCAATCGTTCCCTTGGTGAAAGAACGCGCCAGCAGTGGCCACAGCTTTGGACTGAATCTACAGTATCAAAAAGAGTTTTGGTATCTCCAGCTCATTAAGCCTGTGCCTGAGGCTATCAGCAAAAATACTATAGCGGTGCAGGCAGCTTATACCGACTATCAAGAAAAATCTTTGGGCCGCTCGGGCCTAAAGAAGATGTTTGTGGGCACGCTGACGCTCACACTCTTCTTCGCATTATTTGTGGCGGTAGTTTTGGCATTATTGTTGGGTAGGCAATTGGCGCGGCCCTTGCTGATGCTCTTACGAGGCACACAAGCAGTTGCGCAAGGCGACCTTTCTCCAAAGCCCGAGTTAGATACGGGCGATGAGCTGGGTATGTTGACCCGCCAATTTAATGTGATGACCCGTCAGCTTTCCGACACTCGCAAGTCATTGCAAGAATCTAAGACCTTTTTAGAGACGGTCTTAGGAAACCTGACAGCCGGCGTCTGTATTTTTGATAAACACTTTAATGTTGTCTCTAGCAATGCGGGCGCAGACCGAATTTTTCGCCAAGATTTGACGAAGTTAGATGGCAAAGCCTTGCATGAAATTCCTGCGTTAGAAGAGTTTGAGCAAGCCATTAAAGAAGGCTTTGCCACCATGAAACTCAGTATTGCTGCAGGGGGAGACGCAGCTACCGTGAATACAGAAGGGGCATCCCCTGTTTGGCAAAAACAAATTCAGCTACACGCCACTAATGAATTTGAAAATGAACTGGGAGTTACTTTGTTTGTGCGAGGAACAGAGCTAGCCCCTGATTTAAAGATGGTGGTATTTGATGACATTACTGATGTTGTTAGTGCTCAGCGTTCTATTGCTTGGAGCGAGGTAGCAAGACGTTTAGCCCATGAAATCAAGAACCCATTGACCCCCATTCAGCTTTCTGCAGAGCGTCTGCAACATAAATTGGCTGGTAGCTTAAGTCCAGAGCAGGAAGAGATGCTCAATCGCAGCACCGATACTATTATTGGCCAAGTGCGCGCCATGAAAGAAATGGTGAATGATTTTAGGGATTTTGCAAAGACACCCGCACCGCAATTAAAGCCCGTATCGATTAATGCGCTTACACAAGAGATTCTGGGTCTTTACGAGGGCAGTCCATTGCGCGTCATACTAGATCCACATTGCCCAGATATCATGGGCGATCCAACCCAGCTAAGACAGGTTATTCATAACTTATTGCAGAATGCACAGGATGCAACTTTAGAAGGTAGCCATCAAAATGAGCCGGTTCAAGTTAAAACAGAGTTGGTTCCTTATGGCGAGGCGAACGGCATAATGCAAAATGCAGTGAGATTGACAATAAGCGATTCTGGTTCTGGATTTCCAGCTAAGATATTGGCAAGAGCATTTGAACCATATGTAACAACCAAGAGTAAGGGTACGGGTTTAGGATTGGCGGTAGTAAAGAAAATTATTGAAGACCATTCCGCCAAAATAGAAATTCGGAATCGTATGCAGGGAGAAGAAGTGATTGGTGCAAAAGTATCCATTTTGTTTATGAACCTAGCGAAAGAGGCGGCGTAA
- a CDS encoding c-type cytochrome, whose translation MKYILFICLYSLSLSSIASGEETYKAVCSNCHASGLNKAPVLGDKKQWGKLIKEGQAHITSDGYHGVGAMPPKGGKSDLTVTEFAYAVVYMANQAGANWKEPDEAMLKDINKRIAKKSSKS comes from the coding sequence ATGAAATATATTCTCTTCATTTGTCTTTACTCTTTAAGTCTTTCGAGTATTGCCAGCGGCGAAGAAACCTATAAAGCCGTTTGCTCAAACTGTCATGCCTCTGGCCTTAACAAAGCTCCCGTGCTGGGTGATAAAAAGCAATGGGGAAAGTTGATCAAAGAGGGTCAAGCTCATATTACTTCGGATGGTTATCACGGTGTTGGAGCAATGCCGCCAAAAGGCGGAAAGTCAGACTTAACAGTGACTGAATTTGCTTATGCGGTGGTTTATATGGCAAACCAAGCTGGGGCTAACTGGAAAGAGCCCGACGAAGCAATGCTCAAAGATATTAACAAGCGGATTGCCAAAAAGTCATCAAAATCATAA
- a CDS encoding BrnT family toxin: protein MYNVHMTLLRFEWEPRKASANLKKHGISFEEAKSVFYDESAKLISDPDHSEDEDRFILLGVSHSLRVILVCHCYRSEGNVVRIISARKATPKESKAY, encoded by the coding sequence ATGTACAATGTACATATGACTTTGTTACGATTTGAATGGGAGCCCAGAAAAGCTTCGGCCAATCTAAAGAAACACGGTATTTCTTTTGAAGAGGCGAAATCTGTGTTTTATGATGAAAGTGCTAAGTTAATTTCCGACCCCGATCATTCGGAGGATGAAGACAGATTTATCTTGCTGGGAGTAAGCCATTCTCTTCGTGTGATTTTGGTTTGCCATTGCTATCGAAGCGAGGGTAATGTCGTTCGTATTATTTCGGCTCGTAAGGCAACCCCTAAAGAGTCAAAAGCTTATTAA
- a CDS encoding BrnA antitoxin family protein encodes MKMRKEYDFSKARKNPYASVLKKPITIRLDEDSVSYFKSVSEEVGIPYQSLINLYLRDCAASHKKLNLSWK; translated from the coding sequence ATGAAGATGCGTAAAGAATATGATTTCTCAAAGGCTCGTAAAAACCCATATGCTTCTGTGCTCAAGAAGCCCATTACCATTAGATTGGATGAGGATTCAGTGAGTTACTTCAAATCTGTATCAGAAGAAGTTGGAATTCCTTATCAAAGCCTCATTAATCTCTATTTGAGAGATTGTGCCGCTTCGCATAAGAAGCTGAACCTTAGCTGGAAGTAG
- a CDS encoding DUF3147 family protein → MAWIIAKYLLTAGMVVFISEVAKRSDRLGGFIAALPVMTLLTLVWLYAENQPEEKIANHAYYTFWYVIPTLPMFLLFPYLLPRLGFWMTMGTCVVATVICFGLFALVMKSFGINLL, encoded by the coding sequence ATGGCTTGGATCATCGCAAAGTATCTATTAACAGCAGGGATGGTTGTATTCATATCCGAGGTTGCCAAACGCAGTGATCGATTAGGTGGCTTTATTGCGGCATTGCCCGTAATGACTCTTTTAACTCTTGTGTGGCTGTATGCAGAAAACCAACCTGAAGAGAAAATTGCTAATCACGCCTATTACACCTTTTGGTATGTGATTCCAACGCTACCGATGTTTCTACTTTTTCCTTACCTACTACCAAGGCTGGGGTTCTGGATGACTATGGGAACTTGCGTAGTGGCAACGGTTATCTGCTTTGGCTTATTTGCCTTGGTGATGAAGAGCTTTGGAATTAACCTTCTGTAA
- a CDS encoding DUF3106 domain-containing protein: MSSKKFVVGLLFGMSVFSLAGAAIPEPPNPLANINLTFDQRLEQMKQTDAALLKATPEERKEYWHKMRDQMKALSPEDRKLVHEKMKAQWQSITPEQKEKMKAERKTFFDGLTPEEQAEMKARKAKWENMSPEEKQKWHKQAS; the protein is encoded by the coding sequence ATGAGTTCTAAGAAATTTGTAGTGGGACTGCTATTTGGTATGTCTGTATTTTCTTTGGCCGGTGCGGCGATACCTGAACCACCAAATCCGTTGGCAAACATCAACCTAACATTTGATCAGCGCCTTGAGCAAATGAAACAAACAGATGCCGCATTACTTAAGGCTACTCCAGAAGAGCGTAAAGAATACTGGCATAAGATGCGCGATCAAATGAAGGCTTTAAGCCCTGAAGATCGCAAGTTGGTTCACGAGAAAATGAAGGCTCAATGGCAATCAATTACTCCTGAGCAAAAAGAGAAAATGAAAGCAGAGAGAAAGACTTTCTTTGATGGACTAACGCCTGAAGAGCAGGCTGAGATGAAGGCCCGTAAAGCCAAATGGGAAAATATGAGCCCCGAGGAAAAGCAGAAGTGGCACAAGCAAGCTAGCTAG
- a CDS encoding MBL fold metallo-hydrolase, translating to MENAPIVKTFFDAPTWTFTHVVYEEPGSQCAIIDSVLNYDPKSGRTSTQSADEVIEFIRHQNLQVNWILETHAHADHLTAGSYIKKHVGGKLAIGKHIQEVQAVFKNIFHLEDAFQANGSQFDHLIEADEELPLGNLKMKALFVPGHTPACMAYVIGDAIFVGDTMFMADVGTARCDFPGGDAHALYKSVKRILSFPDETRLYMCHDYPPNDREVVYVTTVGEERQHNIHIHDGISEQDFVAMRTARDSTLEMPVLILPSVQVNIRAGEFPPKEANGVSYLKIPLNYL from the coding sequence ATGGAAAACGCCCCAATCGTCAAAACCTTTTTTGATGCGCCCACCTGGACCTTTACCCATGTGGTTTATGAAGAGCCAGGGAGTCAATGTGCAATTATCGATTCTGTGCTTAATTATGATCCTAAGTCAGGGCGAACAAGCACCCAATCAGCAGATGAGGTCATTGAATTTATTCGACATCAAAACTTGCAAGTTAATTGGATCTTAGAAACTCATGCTCATGCGGATCATCTAACGGCAGGTTCTTATATCAAGAAGCATGTTGGTGGCAAGCTGGCAATTGGTAAGCACATCCAAGAAGTTCAAGCAGTTTTCAAAAACATTTTTCATTTAGAAGATGCATTTCAAGCTAACGGATCTCAATTTGACCATTTGATTGAAGCAGATGAAGAATTGCCTTTGGGTAACCTAAAAATGAAAGCACTATTTGTACCCGGACACACTCCAGCTTGCATGGCTTATGTAATAGGCGATGCTATTTTTGTGGGTGACACAATGTTTATGGCTGATGTTGGTACAGCTAGATGTGACTTTCCTGGTGGTGATGCACATGCTTTATATAAATCGGTAAAGAGAATATTAAGTTTTCCTGATGAGACTAGGCTATATATGTGTCATGACTACCCGCCAAATGATCGGGAAGTAGTCTATGTAACAACAGTTGGCGAAGAGCGTCAACATAACATTCATATCCACGATGGCATTTCAGAACAAGACTTTGTGGCGATGAGAACAGCAAGAGACTCTACCTTAGAGATGCCCGTATTAATTTTGCCGTCAGTCCAAGTAAATATTCGTGCAGGTGAGTTTCCTCCCAAAGAGGCGAATGGTGTTTCTTATCTAAAGATTCCATTAAATTATTTATAA
- a CDS encoding response regulator, with product MASILVVDDEMGIRELLNEILTDEGHTIYAAESAVQARKIREQMRPDLVLLDIWMPETDGITLLKEWSKTGQLTMPVVMMSGHATIDTAVEATRIGALNFLEKPIALQKLLKTVNKALETSPKYVEPEQGRVAQSSTPAPKVNIPEPISNPHPEGEYISGIAKNYYDLPLREARDLFEKAYFEHQMQIMGGSMTKISEYTGLERTHLYRKLKALGIDTSKNKGDV from the coding sequence ATGGCCAGCATTTTGGTAGTCGATGATGAAATGGGCATAAGAGAGCTCCTCAATGAAATCCTGACGGATGAAGGCCATACGATTTACGCTGCCGAGAGTGCAGTACAGGCTCGCAAAATTCGTGAGCAGATGCGCCCCGATTTAGTTCTGCTAGACATCTGGATGCCAGAAACAGACGGCATTACGCTCTTAAAAGAATGGTCTAAAACGGGCCAACTTACAATGCCAGTAGTGATGATGTCTGGGCATGCCACGATTGATACGGCAGTAGAGGCAACGCGTATTGGTGCCCTCAATTTTTTAGAAAAGCCGATTGCTCTTCAAAAATTACTTAAAACGGTTAACAAGGCTTTAGAAACTTCACCAAAATATGTTGAGCCAGAGCAGGGAAGGGTTGCTCAGTCAAGCACTCCCGCCCCTAAAGTAAACATCCCAGAACCCATTAGTAATCCACATCCTGAGGGTGAGTACATTAGTGGAATTGCAAAGAATTACTATGATTTACCTCTCAGAGAGGCTCGGGATTTATTTGAGAAAGCCTACTTTGAGCACCAGATGCAGATCATGGGTGGCAGTATGACCAAGATCTCCGAGTACACCGGTCTAGAGCGAACCCATCTCTACCGTAAGCTCAAGGCCTTGGGGATCGATACTTCTAAAAACAAGGGCGATGTTTAG
- a CDS encoding sulfite exporter TauE/SafE family protein, producing the protein MDLHILIIPALGAFVGILMGLSGAGGGILSVPLLVFFVHLPMAEASPIALCAIALSATVGAIIGLKEKVLRYKAAIFMSIFGLIMSPIGLWVANKMPNAPLLLLFSAILIFVSARLYIQAHKTINGTLPTSATPPPCQLDLSISKLIWTVPCARSLMYAGLTAGFLSGLLGVGGGFVIVPSLKKFTDLPMKSIVATSLGVLAIVSSGGALVSLASGNLNVEIAILFALGSLMGLVFGKLMEKKISGTRVQQIFAIFTFLVALNLIYKAV; encoded by the coding sequence ATGGACCTACATATATTAATCATCCCTGCTCTAGGCGCCTTTGTTGGGATCTTAATGGGGCTATCAGGAGCAGGAGGCGGAATACTCTCAGTGCCACTTTTAGTTTTCTTTGTTCATTTACCAATGGCTGAAGCAAGTCCAATCGCATTATGTGCCATTGCCTTATCAGCTACAGTAGGCGCAATTATTGGACTTAAAGAAAAAGTGCTGCGTTATAAAGCCGCGATTTTTATGTCTATCTTTGGCCTCATCATGTCGCCTATTGGGCTATGGGTTGCCAATAAGATGCCCAATGCTCCCTTGTTACTTCTATTCAGTGCTATTTTAATTTTTGTGTCTGCGCGCCTATATATACAGGCCCATAAGACTATCAATGGCACATTACCAACTTCAGCAACCCCGCCGCCTTGCCAGTTGGATTTATCAATTAGTAAATTGATTTGGACAGTCCCATGCGCCAGATCTTTAATGTATGCAGGACTCACTGCAGGTTTCTTGTCGGGCTTATTAGGAGTTGGCGGTGGTTTTGTCATAGTGCCTTCACTAAAGAAATTCACGGACCTTCCAATGAAATCCATTGTTGCCACTTCTCTAGGTGTTCTAGCAATCGTGTCTTCAGGGGGCGCTCTTGTGTCATTGGCTTCAGGCAATCTGAATGTAGAGATTGCCATCCTATTTGCTTTGGGATCACTTATGGGGCTGGTATTTGGAAAGTTAATGGAGAAAAAGATCAGCGGCACTAGAGTGCAACAGATATTCGCCATTTTTACTTTCTTGGTGGCGCTGAACCTAATTTATAAAGCGGTATAG
- a CDS encoding DUF4390 domain-containing protein, which yields MSQSIKQLILCILLVLGLGTGTAYAEGIKIKSVELERADNDWLLNATFQIELSPGLEDAVQKGVVLYFQTEFDLTRSRWYWFDEKSILVQKQARLSYQPLTKQYRISSEGFTFSAPTITEALQVIGSIGGWRVLDNTQIDPSKAYTAGLKMSLDLSKLPKPFQVNALNNRDWNVSSEWLHFPFNPAGQNLIQR from the coding sequence ATGAGCCAAAGCATTAAACAACTGATTCTGTGCATCTTGTTAGTGCTGGGTTTGGGTACAGGCACTGCATATGCAGAAGGAATCAAAATCAAATCCGTTGAGTTGGAGCGGGCAGACAACGACTGGCTGCTTAATGCCACTTTTCAAATTGAACTATCACCAGGTTTAGAAGATGCGGTTCAAAAAGGGGTGGTTTTGTATTTTCAAACGGAATTTGATTTAACCCGTTCTCGCTGGTATTGGTTTGACGAAAAATCAATCTTGGTACAAAAGCAGGCCCGTCTTTCTTATCAGCCCCTTACCAAACAATATCGAATTTCATCAGAGGGCTTTACATTTTCCGCACCTACTATTACTGAGGCGCTGCAAGTGATCGGTAGTATTGGTGGTTGGCGCGTGCTTGATAACACGCAGATTGATCCTAGTAAGGCTTATACAGCGGGTTTAAAAATGTCACTCGATTTAAGCAAGCTGCCTAAGCCATTCCAAGTCAATGCGCTCAATAATCGTGACTGGAATGTGAGCAGCGAGTGGCTACACTTTCCGTTTAATCCAGCAGGACAAAACCTGATTCAGCGATGA